The following coding sequences are from one Hymenobacter sp. DG25A window:
- a CDS encoding tetratricopeptide repeat protein, with protein sequence MPLRLFSAPLALALLLACLQACSSGERTSVVGRTYQNIAARDNGYFLGREKIRATEASLYKTRNNDYNRILPLLPVVDSVTATRLAADMEDIIKKASIPIQHHAASDWTDDSYILIGKARYYKREFEDAAKTFKYVNTTSKDPNARHEALIWLMRTFLATKEYESAAAVSDILDKEKGTEVNARELFLTRAQYYLLTDNQPLAIENLEKAIPYIEPKDERSRTRYILAQLYQATGNDKQAYAQLNQILKRNPPYELDFYSKLMLGQVSDLNTTDKARLDKYFAKLLKDGKNAEYRDKIYYEMARLQYRQQHYPEAIALLEKSARAAGPNRAQKGYTYLLAGRIYYDNLQRYSLAAAYYDSTMQMLPREAQDYAALAERASILKEFANQLNIVTTQDSLQMLARLDNATLQTRLTAYAQAELTTRRQAEERLAAQQKRAEQSQTATGISDVRSGNPDIDPLAFAASNTGAQWYFDNPTAMSTARSEFVRRWGNRQLQDNWRISSQANTSPVTNQGDVPISIAGTDATVVNNTAAEADPAAQLTTLVAEYQKNIPVGPEQLAASNKQIEEALFALGAIYSQQLKEPDRAITTYETLLSRFPRSGHVPEVYYGLYLLYRDKQDPKAETYAQRLRQEYPTTSYARLVADPEYLRRMSVANSGVSVQLDSAFTFYKKQEFKKAGTVLARTRKKYPESDYSDRLAYMDLLLALRTQAPATTKPQVERFLKTYPNSPLAPDAKELLATFTRYEQGQLPGALASAQKPSLSYFRPGEVDNKLRIFNNDPAPVTPPPGVTPGSAKPPVPGTSAAPDAKAPATTATPSAKPVSTPDSTKATRAGVPPAAPAVPGQTPPAPATTATAPPVAPVSPYAAGTNGAHAVVLVVSKNSPLLKDLPGQLGTYNNRFYRASNLQVQPQSLNDSLSLIVVQPLAGAKVAQSYGLKLRGPQGPLGRLRGVGYQTLIVGIENIPVLLQRKDVEEYLRFYQQVYRP encoded by the coding sequence ATCAGAATATAGCGGCCCGTGACAACGGCTACTTCCTGGGCCGGGAAAAGATCCGCGCTACCGAGGCCAGCCTCTACAAAACGCGCAACAACGATTACAACCGCATCCTGCCGCTGCTGCCGGTAGTGGACTCTGTTACGGCCACCCGCCTGGCGGCCGATATGGAGGACATCATCAAGAAAGCCTCTATCCCCATTCAGCATCACGCGGCCAGCGACTGGACCGACGACAGCTACATCCTCATTGGCAAGGCCCGCTACTACAAGCGGGAGTTTGAAGACGCGGCCAAAACATTTAAGTACGTTAACACCACCAGCAAAGACCCCAACGCCCGCCACGAGGCACTGATCTGGCTGATGCGCACGTTCCTGGCCACCAAGGAATACGAAAGCGCCGCCGCCGTATCGGATATTCTGGATAAGGAAAAAGGCACCGAGGTGAATGCCCGGGAGCTGTTCCTGACCCGGGCACAGTATTATCTGCTGACCGATAACCAGCCCCTGGCCATTGAGAATCTGGAGAAGGCCATACCTTATATAGAGCCGAAGGATGAACGGTCGCGCACACGCTACATTCTGGCACAGCTCTACCAGGCCACCGGCAACGATAAGCAAGCCTACGCCCAGCTTAACCAGATTCTGAAGCGCAACCCGCCCTATGAGCTGGACTTCTACTCCAAGCTGATGCTGGGCCAGGTATCCGACCTGAATACCACTGACAAGGCCCGCCTGGATAAGTACTTTGCCAAGCTGCTGAAAGACGGGAAGAACGCCGAGTACCGCGACAAGATCTACTACGAAATGGCACGGCTGCAATACCGCCAGCAGCATTATCCGGAAGCCATTGCCTTGCTGGAGAAATCAGCCAGAGCCGCCGGCCCCAACCGGGCGCAGAAAGGCTATACCTACCTATTGGCCGGACGCATTTACTACGATAACCTGCAGCGCTACTCCCTGGCGGCCGCCTATTATGACAGCACCATGCAGATGCTGCCCCGCGAAGCCCAGGACTACGCGGCCCTGGCCGAGCGCGCCAGCATTCTGAAGGAATTCGCCAACCAGCTCAACATCGTTACCACCCAGGACAGCCTGCAAATGCTGGCGCGCCTGGATAACGCTACGCTACAAACCCGCCTCACGGCCTATGCTCAGGCGGAGCTAACCACACGGCGGCAGGCGGAAGAGCGGTTGGCCGCTCAACAAAAAAGGGCTGAACAAAGCCAGACAGCCACCGGCATCAGTGATGTGCGTAGTGGCAACCCCGATATTGACCCGCTGGCCTTTGCGGCCAGCAACACCGGTGCCCAGTGGTATTTTGATAACCCCACGGCCATGAGTACGGCCCGGTCTGAGTTTGTGCGCCGCTGGGGCAACCGGCAGCTGCAGGACAACTGGCGCATCAGCAGTCAGGCCAACACCTCCCCGGTTACCAACCAGGGCGATGTGCCTATATCGATAGCCGGGACCGATGCTACGGTAGTAAACAACACGGCGGCAGAAGCAGATCCGGCCGCGCAGCTGACGACACTCGTGGCTGAATACCAGAAGAACATTCCTGTTGGCCCGGAACAGTTGGCAGCCTCCAACAAGCAGATTGAAGAGGCTTTATTTGCGCTGGGCGCTATCTACTCCCAACAGCTAAAAGAGCCCGACCGCGCCATTACTACTTACGAGACACTGCTTAGCCGCTTTCCGCGCAGCGGGCACGTGCCGGAGGTGTATTACGGCCTCTACCTGCTCTACCGGGACAAACAGGACCCTAAGGCGGAAACCTACGCCCAACGCCTGCGTCAGGAATATCCTACCACTTCCTACGCCCGCTTGGTAGCCGACCCGGAGTATCTGCGCCGGATGTCGGTGGCTAATTCCGGGGTGAGCGTACAGCTGGACTCTGCCTTCACCTTCTATAAAAAGCAGGAGTTTAAAAAGGCCGGGACCGTGCTGGCCCGCACCCGCAAGAAATACCCGGAGAGTGACTACAGTGACCGACTGGCTTACATGGATTTGCTGCTGGCGTTGCGCACCCAGGCCCCGGCTACTACCAAGCCCCAGGTAGAGCGCTTCCTCAAAACCTACCCCAACAGCCCCCTGGCTCCCGATGCCAAAGAGCTGCTGGCAACGTTTACCCGCTACGAGCAGGGGCAGCTGCCCGGGGCGCTGGCTTCGGCCCAGAAGCCTTCCCTTTCCTATTTCCGGCCGGGCGAAGTAGACAATAAGCTGCGGATTTTCAATAATGACCCCGCGCCGGTAACGCCGCCTCCCGGCGTAACACCTGGTTCTGCCAAGCCTCCAGTTCCGGGTACTTCCGCGGCGCCTGATGCTAAAGCCCCGGCTACTACTGCTACCCCATCGGCAAAACCCGTTTCTACTCCTGACTCTACCAAGGCAACGCGGGCTGGTGTGCCCCCGGCGGCGCCAGCTGTTCCCGGCCAGACTCCTCCGGCCCCGGCAACCACCGCCACTGCGCCTCCCGTGGCTCCGGTGTCGCCCTATGCGGCCGGTACCAACGGTGCGCATGCGGTAGTGCTAGTAGTGAGCAAGAACTCCCCATTGCTGAAGGATCTGCCAGGCCAGCTCGGTACCTATAACAACCGTTTTTATCGCGCCAGCAACCTGCAGGTGCAACCTCAGAGTTTGAATGATTCTTTGTCACTGATTGTGGTACAGCCGCTGGCGGGGGCTAAAGTGGCCCAAAGCTATGGTCTGAAACTGCGCGGCCCCCAGGGCCCGCTGGGCCGCCTGCGGGGCGTGGGTTACCAAACCCTGATTGTAGGTATTGAGAATATCCCCGTGCTGCTCCAACGCAAGGATGTGGAAGAATACCTCCGTTTTTACCAGCAAGTATATCGTCCGTAA
- a CDS encoding penicillin-binding protein 1A → MAYSTAKPKIAPRKPVRSGRFAAFTRTLWALLILGLVGTVVYVWAVSVNLLNLFGSMPNLRTLENPKSELASQVYSADGVLMGKYFRENRTPVNYDDLPPNLIDALIATEDVRFEKHSGIDLKGMAAIPYYVASGRIRRGSSTLTQQLAKMLFRTREDLNDGRLNETPGIGMLITKTKEWILAVRLERNYTKREILRMYLNTAEYGSNAFGVHTAAKTFFNKRPQDLKLEESALLVGLVNGPSWFNPVRNPERSVKRRNWVLSQMQKYKYITPDMYTAAVAKPLKLDYKVENQNEGIAPYFRMEVSKMLREWAKETDHDLYADGLKIYTTIDSRMQKYAETAIADHMKLQQKWFDAHWKGQQPWRDENGKLIPNFLSTAIKRTERYRSLAARYEGQPDSIKYYLNKKYKMKVFTWKGEKEVLMSPMDSLAYYKRYLHAGFMAMNPLNGQIKAWVGGTNYKYFKYDHVKQGKRQPGSTFKPFVYVAAIDQGYSPCYQRPDVATTFPAVAGREAYTPQNFEGKFSGRTFTLRQALARSMNSITAWLVQKLGPETVVAYAKRLGITSPIEAVPSVGFGSSDVSIYELSGAYSTFVNKGVWTAPMMVTRIEDKNGNVLREFVPQTKEALSEETAYLMTYMMRGAVEEQGGTSIILRGGFKFPYQIAAKTGTTSNYSDGWFMGMTPDLVCGMWVGGEDRSIHFRTGAYGQGSRLALPIYGLFMKQVYAHNKEIGISTADFPAPAQPLSVEIDCSRYYGGQRDTIPSDQKLNQTDLQDLNDQDI, encoded by the coding sequence ATGGCTTATTCTACTGCCAAGCCTAAAATTGCTCCCCGAAAGCCGGTTCGCTCCGGCCGCTTTGCCGCTTTTACCCGCACATTATGGGCCTTGCTCATATTGGGGCTGGTGGGCACCGTTGTATATGTGTGGGCGGTTAGCGTAAACCTGCTGAATCTGTTTGGCAGCATGCCTAATCTGCGCACGCTGGAAAACCCCAAGAGTGAGCTGGCCTCGCAGGTGTATTCTGCCGACGGCGTGCTGATGGGTAAGTATTTCCGCGAAAACCGCACCCCGGTCAACTATGACGACTTGCCACCGAACCTGATTGATGCACTAATTGCTACCGAGGACGTACGCTTCGAAAAACACTCAGGCATCGACCTGAAAGGCATGGCGGCCATTCCCTACTATGTGGCCTCCGGCCGCATTCGGCGGGGTTCCAGTACGCTCACGCAACAGCTGGCCAAAATGCTGTTCCGCACCCGCGAAGACCTGAACGACGGCCGCCTGAACGAAACCCCGGGTATCGGCATGCTCATCACCAAAACTAAAGAGTGGATTTTGGCGGTGCGGCTGGAGCGCAACTACACCAAGCGGGAAATCCTGCGCATGTACTTAAACACAGCCGAGTATGGTTCCAATGCTTTTGGAGTGCATACGGCGGCTAAAACCTTCTTTAATAAGCGCCCCCAGGATCTGAAACTGGAAGAATCGGCGCTGCTGGTGGGATTGGTGAACGGGCCTTCCTGGTTTAACCCGGTGCGCAACCCGGAGCGCTCCGTAAAGCGGCGCAACTGGGTGCTGAGCCAGATGCAGAAGTATAAGTACATCACGCCGGACATGTACACGGCGGCAGTAGCTAAGCCGCTTAAGCTCGATTATAAGGTTGAAAACCAAAACGAGGGCATTGCGCCCTACTTCCGCATGGAGGTCAGCAAGATGCTGCGCGAATGGGCCAAGGAAACCGACCACGACCTGTACGCCGATGGCCTGAAAATCTATACCACCATTGATTCCCGCATGCAGAAATATGCGGAAACGGCCATTGCCGACCACATGAAGCTGCAGCAAAAGTGGTTTGATGCCCATTGGAAAGGCCAGCAGCCCTGGCGCGATGAGAACGGCAAGCTCATCCCCAACTTCCTGAGCACGGCCATCAAGCGCACGGAGCGGTACCGGTCGTTGGCCGCCCGCTATGAAGGCCAGCCTGATTCTATTAAGTACTATCTGAATAAGAAGTACAAGATGAAGGTGTTTACCTGGAAGGGCGAGAAAGAGGTGCTCATGTCGCCGATGGACTCCCTGGCTTACTACAAGCGCTACCTGCACGCCGGCTTTATGGCCATGAACCCGCTGAACGGCCAGATTAAGGCCTGGGTGGGCGGCACCAACTACAAGTACTTCAAGTACGACCACGTGAAGCAGGGCAAGCGCCAGCCGGGCTCCACGTTTAAGCCCTTCGTGTATGTAGCTGCCATTGACCAGGGCTACTCGCCTTGCTACCAGCGCCCCGACGTGGCCACCACCTTCCCCGCCGTAGCGGGGCGGGAGGCCTATACGCCCCAGAACTTCGAAGGCAAATTCAGCGGGCGCACCTTTACGCTCCGGCAGGCTCTGGCCCGCTCCATGAACTCCATTACGGCCTGGCTGGTGCAGAAACTGGGGCCGGAAACGGTGGTGGCCTACGCCAAGCGTTTGGGCATCACCTCGCCCATTGAGGCCGTACCTTCCGTAGGCTTTGGTTCTTCCGATGTAAGCATTTACGAGCTGAGCGGTGCCTACAGTACCTTCGTGAACAAAGGCGTATGGACGGCGCCCATGATGGTTACCCGCATTGAAGACAAGAACGGCAATGTGCTACGCGAATTCGTGCCTCAGACCAAAGAGGCCCTGAGCGAGGAAACGGCCTACCTCATGACGTATATGATGCGTGGCGCCGTGGAAGAGCAAGGCGGCACCTCCATCATTCTGCGCGGCGGCTTTAAGTTTCCGTACCAGATTGCGGCCAAAACCGGTACCACCTCCAACTACTCCGATGGCTGGTTTATGGGTATGACGCCTGACCTGGTGTGCGGCATGTGGGTGGGCGGCGAGGACCGCAGTATTCACTTCCGCACGGGCGCCTACGGGCAGGGCTCGCGCCTGGCCTTGCCTATTTATGGCCTGTTTATGAAGCAGGTGTATGCCCATAACAAGGAAATAGGCATCAGCACCGCCGACTTCCCCGCGCCGGCCCAACCGCTGAGCGTGGAAATAGACTGCTCGCGCTACTACGGTGGGCAGCGGGACACTATTCCTTCAGATCAGAAGCTGAACCAGACGGACTTGCAGGATCTGAACGATCAGGACATCTAA
- the uvrC gene encoding excinuclease ABC subunit UvrC, which translates to MAAKPEIQEQIRQLPHRPGVYKYFGDEDTIIYVGKAIDLRKRVSSYFTKQDHNKKTIQLVKNIRRIEFTIVDSESDAFLLENNLIKQHQPKYNILLKDGKTYPYLLLTNERFPRLIPTRNKRPGDGRYYGPYANLTSMNVLLELIRALYPLRTCTYNLAPQNIEAGKFKVCLEYHLGNCKGPCEGLQDEETYNQYIQQIRNILNGNLTIPKQYFREKMTQAAQEQQYELAHQFKQKLDRLDDFQAKSTIVNASLSNIDVFSIASNEKLAFINYLKVMNGSIILTQSLEVQKKLDEPDDEILASMVMQMREEFESQSKEILTNVALPELPLPGVTITQPQIGDKRKLLELSIKNVMYLRKEKESMNDRSKDVNEVRIMETMKKDLRLKDLPKHIECFDNSNFQGDNPVAAMVCFRNSKPSKKDYRHFHIKTVVGPNDFDSMYEIVTRRYRRLIDEGASLPQLVIVDGGKGQLGMGVKALKDLGLWGQIPIIGIAKRLEEIYVPNDPLPLYIDKKSETLRLIQRMRDEAHRFGITFHRSRRDAATLKTELTDVKGLGPITADKLLTKFKSVKKIKELTETELIAEVGKAKARVLLNYFAQQDAPAES; encoded by the coding sequence ATGGCCGCTAAGCCCGAAATTCAAGAGCAAATCCGCCAGCTGCCCCACCGCCCCGGCGTTTATAAGTACTTCGGCGACGAGGACACAATCATTTACGTGGGCAAAGCCATTGACCTGCGCAAGCGGGTAAGTAGCTACTTCACCAAGCAGGACCACAATAAGAAAACCATTCAGCTGGTCAAAAACATCCGCCGCATTGAGTTTACTATCGTTGACTCGGAGTCGGATGCGTTTCTGCTGGAAAACAACCTTATCAAGCAGCATCAGCCCAAGTACAACATCCTGCTGAAGGATGGCAAGACCTACCCCTACCTGCTGCTCACCAATGAGCGGTTTCCGCGCCTGATTCCTACCCGCAACAAGCGCCCCGGCGACGGCCGCTACTACGGCCCGTACGCCAACCTGACGTCCATGAACGTGCTGCTGGAGCTGATCCGGGCACTGTACCCATTGCGTACCTGCACCTACAACCTGGCGCCGCAGAACATAGAGGCCGGTAAGTTCAAGGTGTGCCTGGAATATCATTTAGGCAACTGCAAAGGCCCCTGCGAGGGGCTGCAGGATGAGGAAACGTACAACCAGTACATCCAGCAAATCCGCAATATCCTGAACGGTAACCTGACCATCCCTAAGCAGTACTTCCGGGAGAAAATGACCCAGGCAGCGCAGGAACAGCAGTATGAGCTGGCGCATCAGTTTAAGCAGAAGCTCGATAGGCTGGATGATTTTCAGGCGAAGAGCACCATCGTCAATGCTTCGCTTTCGAACATCGATGTATTCAGTATTGCCTCCAATGAGAAGCTGGCTTTCATCAACTACCTGAAGGTGATGAACGGCAGCATCATTCTCACGCAGTCTTTGGAAGTGCAGAAGAAGCTGGACGAGCCCGATGATGAGATTCTGGCTTCCATGGTGATGCAGATGCGCGAGGAATTCGAGAGCCAATCGAAGGAAATTCTGACCAACGTGGCGCTGCCCGAGTTGCCTTTGCCCGGCGTAACTATTACGCAGCCCCAGATTGGGGATAAGCGCAAGTTACTGGAGCTCAGTATTAAAAACGTCATGTACCTCCGCAAGGAAAAGGAGAGCATGAACGACCGAAGCAAGGATGTAAACGAAGTCCGCATCATGGAAACCATGAAAAAAGACCTGCGCCTCAAGGACTTGCCCAAACATATTGAGTGCTTCGACAACTCCAACTTTCAGGGCGACAACCCGGTGGCCGCTATGGTGTGCTTCCGTAACTCCAAGCCCAGCAAAAAGGACTACCGGCACTTTCACATCAAAACCGTCGTCGGCCCCAATGACTTCGACTCGATGTATGAAATTGTGACCCGGCGCTACCGGCGCCTGATTGATGAAGGTGCCAGCCTGCCGCAGTTGGTCATTGTGGACGGCGGTAAAGGCCAGTTGGGCATGGGCGTGAAGGCGCTGAAGGACCTGGGCCTCTGGGGCCAGATACCCATCATTGGCATTGCCAAGCGCCTGGAGGAAATCTACGTGCCCAACGACCCGCTTCCACTATACATCGACAAGAAGAGTGAAACGCTACGCCTTATTCAGCGCATGCGCGACGAAGCCCACCGCTTCGGCATCACCTTCCACCGCTCGCGCCGCGACGCCGCCACGCTTAAAACCGAGCTGACGGATGTAAAAGGTCTGGGCCCCATTACGGCCGATAAGCTGCTCACCAAGTTCAAGTCCGTCAAGAAAATCAAAGAGCTGACAGAAACCGAGCTCATTGCCGAGGTAGGCAAAGCCAAAGCCCGGGTGCTGCTGAATTATTTTGCCCAGCAGGACGCTCCCGCCGAAAGCTAA
- the gldN gene encoding gliding motility protein GldN gives MNKILSFAALVAGLTLSVSASAQEQATTASSNGSYRPIPNSDIMFRKTIWRAIDLREKQNKPMFSQGNEITKVIMDAVRRGELQAYRNDSLTTTFTPQEVSSNASYAEASAGLSDEEKAAGFTDADAGFGATDDAWGAPAPKKGAKGKKAVKAAPKPVAPASYEYRPKDIYQMELKEDMIFDKKRSRMYHDIKTITLLVPSTLASNTSGIEKPIGTFKYSDLVRVFRNNPDKAIWFNPQNDAQHKNLADAFELWLFNSYIVKVSNPNDSRLDDIYGGAQQGILASQQAASDLIEYEYNLWSF, from the coding sequence ATGAACAAAATCCTTTCCTTCGCCGCCCTGGTGGCCGGTCTGACGCTGTCAGTGTCAGCTTCGGCTCAGGAACAAGCCACTACTGCGAGCAGCAACGGCTCGTACCGCCCGATTCCGAATTCGGACATCATGTTCCGGAAGACAATCTGGCGTGCTATTGACCTGCGCGAGAAGCAGAACAAGCCCATGTTCTCTCAGGGTAATGAGATTACCAAGGTGATTATGGATGCGGTGCGGCGCGGTGAGTTGCAGGCCTATCGTAACGACTCCCTGACGACGACCTTCACGCCCCAGGAAGTTTCTTCTAACGCTTCGTACGCAGAGGCCAGTGCTGGTCTGAGCGATGAAGAGAAAGCAGCTGGTTTTACCGATGCTGATGCTGGTTTTGGTGCCACTGACGATGCCTGGGGTGCCCCGGCTCCTAAGAAAGGCGCTAAAGGCAAAAAGGCAGTGAAAGCTGCTCCGAAGCCGGTTGCCCCTGCCAGCTACGAGTACCGCCCCAAGGACATCTATCAGATGGAATTGAAAGAGGATATGATCTTTGACAAGAAACGGTCACGGATGTATCACGACATCAAAACCATTACGCTGCTGGTTCCGTCCACGCTGGCTTCCAATACCTCCGGCATTGAAAAGCCAATAGGTACGTTCAAGTACAGCGACCTGGTGCGCGTATTCCGCAACAATCCGGACAAAGCCATCTGGTTTAACCCCCAGAACGATGCCCAGCACAAGAACCTGGCGGATGCATTCGAATTGTGGCTGTTCAACTCCTACATCGTGAAGGTATCTAACCCGAACGACTCCCGTCTGGACGACATCTACGGTGGTGCTCAGCAAGGCATTCTGGCCTCGCAGCAAGCTGCGTCAGACCTGATTGAGTACGAGTACAACCTGTGGAGCTTCTAA
- the gldM gene encoding gliding motility protein GldM, whose product MAGGKETPRQKMIGMMYLVLTALLALQVNSAILLKFKFLDDSLLGVNGKTAVANEGAVKGIEATVAKNRNQARDLAILKQSQEVRERTSKMVSYLRDIREKLLVATENQGKNAFKNMSMEDKVAITMIGGKKNGLAYPLKDELNNYATYIKQFVPEAGPLALDANEDKNVLEPSQKSKNFAELNFENTPIVAALATLSQKETEVLKYESDALNKLASQVGASTIVFDKVSAFASAESNTVAAGTKYKAELFLTASASNLRPTMTLNGSPLSVGPDGKGKVEFTARPGNFDASGNAKASWTGTIRFNQNGRDTTFKVTVPYTISKPVMQIQSASVQALYFKCGNKLSVQVPALGAQYKPGFSASGASVIPGSKTGEVTLVPNSREVTLNVSSGGNAIGSQTFQVRPIPKPEIKCVVGGREANEKQGTPVTAVRNMSLKAIPDAGFATFLPEDARYRVTRYEVTLVRGKRPAMPTRTINGPDANLTDVVNTAREGDRLYIEVKQVQRMNFQGNTEEVNVSKQFNIPLL is encoded by the coding sequence ATGGCGGGAGGTAAGGAAACTCCACGGCAGAAGATGATTGGCATGATGTACCTGGTACTGACTGCGCTTCTGGCCCTACAAGTAAACTCCGCGATTCTGCTCAAGTTCAAGTTTTTGGACGACAGCTTGCTCGGAGTAAATGGAAAAACGGCGGTAGCCAACGAAGGTGCTGTAAAAGGCATTGAAGCCACGGTTGCTAAAAACCGGAACCAGGCACGTGACCTTGCCATTCTGAAGCAAAGCCAGGAAGTACGTGAGCGTACCTCCAAAATGGTGAGCTACCTGCGTGATATTCGGGAGAAGCTATTGGTTGCCACTGAGAACCAGGGCAAGAATGCTTTCAAGAATATGAGCATGGAGGATAAAGTTGCCATCACTATGATTGGCGGCAAAAAGAATGGTCTGGCCTACCCCCTGAAAGATGAGTTGAACAACTACGCTACTTACATCAAGCAGTTTGTACCAGAGGCTGGACCCTTGGCACTCGATGCTAATGAGGATAAGAACGTACTGGAGCCCAGCCAGAAGAGCAAAAACTTTGCTGAGCTGAACTTCGAAAACACTCCGATTGTCGCGGCCTTGGCCACTCTGTCGCAGAAAGAAACCGAAGTGCTGAAATACGAGTCGGATGCTTTGAACAAGCTGGCTTCGCAGGTAGGTGCTTCTACTATTGTATTTGATAAAGTGAGTGCCTTCGCCAGCGCTGAATCAAACACCGTAGCGGCCGGTACCAAGTACAAAGCCGAATTATTCTTGACGGCTTCCGCCAGCAACCTGCGCCCTACCATGACCCTGAATGGCTCACCCTTGTCGGTTGGTCCTGATGGTAAAGGTAAGGTAGAGTTCACGGCTCGCCCTGGTAACTTCGATGCTTCCGGTAACGCTAAGGCTTCCTGGACGGGTACGATCCGCTTCAATCAGAACGGCCGCGATACTACGTTCAAAGTAACCGTGCCTTACACGATTTCGAAGCCTGTAATGCAGATCCAGTCGGCTTCAGTGCAGGCACTGTACTTTAAGTGCGGTAACAAGCTGAGCGTACAGGTTCCTGCTTTGGGAGCTCAATACAAGCCAGGCTTCTCGGCTTCGGGTGCTTCGGTAATCCCAGGCTCGAAAACGGGTGAAGTAACGCTGGTGCCTAACTCACGGGAAGTAACCCTGAATGTAAGCAGCGGTGGCAACGCCATTGGCTCGCAAACCTTCCAGGTGCGTCCTATTCCTAAGCCGGAGATTAAATGTGTAGTAGGTGGCCGCGAAGCCAACGAAAAGCAAGGTACTCCGGTAACGGCAGTCCGGAACATGAGCCTGAAGGCTATTCCTGATGCTGGCTTCGCTACTTTCCTGCCGGAAGATGCCCGTTACCGAGTAACCCGTTACGAAGTTACGCTGGTACGTGGTAAGCGTCCTGCTATGCCAACCCGTACCATCAACGGCCCGGATGCCAACCTGACGGACGTGGTTAACACCGCCCGGGAAGGTGACCGTCTCTATATTGAGGTGAAACAGGTTCAGCGTATGAACTTCCAGGGTAACACTGAGGAAGTAAATGTGTCGAAGCAATTCAATATTCCGCTGCTATAA
- the gldL gene encoding gliding motility protein GldL: MPKIYGIGAAVVIVGALFKIEHWAGADLMLIVGLSTEAVIFFLSAFQPQHKEHDWSLVYPELSEGYDPSTGNPSFSTDNGKGLTRKLDDMLKDANVTPEAISSLGQGLNRLSATTQQLSSLGEATNVTDEYTAKVRTAANSLERINEAYSNTVEAITAMSSATSDAKEYHLQVQNVTKNLGALNAVYEMELQDANTHLKSMNKFYGTLSQAMENLTEAGKETEQFKQEVTSLTTNLNSLNRVYGNMLNAMRATS; the protein is encoded by the coding sequence ATGCCGAAAATTTACGGCATTGGGGCAGCAGTAGTTATCGTGGGAGCATTGTTCAAAATTGAACACTGGGCTGGCGCTGACTTGATGCTGATTGTGGGCTTGAGCACGGAAGCTGTTATCTTCTTCCTGAGCGCCTTCCAACCCCAGCACAAAGAGCACGACTGGTCACTGGTATATCCTGAGCTGAGCGAAGGCTACGACCCTTCCACCGGCAACCCCAGCTTCTCTACGGACAATGGCAAAGGCCTGACCCGCAAGCTGGACGATATGCTGAAAGATGCTAACGTAACGCCCGAGGCTATTTCTTCGCTGGGTCAGGGCCTGAACCGCCTGAGCGCCACCACGCAGCAGCTGTCTTCGCTGGGTGAAGCTACCAACGTAACCGACGAGTACACCGCTAAGGTTCGTACCGCTGCTAACTCGCTGGAGCGCATCAACGAAGCCTATTCGAACACGGTAGAAGCCATTACGGCTATGTCGAGCGCTACTTCTGATGCCAAGGAATACCATCTGCAGGTACAGAACGTAACCAAGAACCTAGGTGCGCTGAACGCTGTGTATGAAATGGAGCTGCAAGATGCTAACACGCACTTGAAGTCCATGAACAAATTCTATGGTACGTTGAGCCAGGCCATGGAAAATCTGACCGAAGCCGGCAAAGAAACCGAGCAGTTCAAGCAGGAAGTAACCAGCCTGACCACGAACCTGAACTCCCTCAACCGCGTGTACGGCAACATGCTGAACGCTATGCGTGCTACCAGCTAA